The following are from one region of the Osmerus mordax isolate fOsmMor3 chromosome 1, fOsmMor3.pri, whole genome shotgun sequence genome:
- the LOC136940218 gene encoding galanin receptor type 2-like gives MAGEGGLLGNSSSPGEDGHMGNSSGSVLAVEQVLVPVLDVLIWVLGVGGHSLVMLILCGRCRQRPGPRGPSSQGTVTGSATDVLLLALSATDLLLLAMLPFHTVAIATQHWPFGDVMCRLVSFLGAACSSASAFTLATLAVTRYLTVVQPARAYRLLTARRVTVATSALWVPACVLAAPQLVFRSVGAPSPARSGTSCFSFLSHREQTAYGVCHFLMTFALPLVVISMAYGGVYRFLWRRRQDGMAPQVERYQRKVTRTSAMLVLAFTLCWLPSYGLMFFLLGGGNPGATGTSPRYGPLSVWARLMATSSTVVNPILYVLMSHKFRQDLLRLLAGRGGVGGAQAEAQDTA, from the coding sequence ATGGCTGGAGAAGGAGGCCTCCTGGGGAACAGCAGCAGCCCAGGAGAGGATGGTCACATGGGGAACAGCAGCGGGTCTGTCTTGGCAGTGGAGCAGGTTCTGGTGCCGGTGCTGGATGTGTTGATCTGggttctgggggtggggggccacTCGCTGGTCATGCTCATCCTGTGTGGCAGGTGTAGGCAGAGGCCCGGGCCCAGGGGCCCGTCCTCCCAGGGGACAGTGACGGGGTCAGCTACTGAtgtcctcctcctggccctcaGTGCTacggacctcctcctcctcgccatgCTGCCCTTCCACACCGTGGCCATAGCCACGCAGCACTGGCCCTTCGGCGATGTCATGTGTCGGCTGGTCAGCTTCCTGGGCGCGGCTTGCTCCTCTGCAAGCGCCTTCACCCTCGCCACTCTGGCGGTGACGCGCTACCTGACCGTGGTCCAGCCGGCCAGGGCCTACCGCCTCCTCACCGCGCGCAGGGTTACCGTGGCGACCAGCGCCCTGTGGGTGCCCGCCTGCGTCCTGGCCGCGCCCCAGCTGGTGTTCCGCTCGGTGGGCGCCCCGAGCCCGGCGCGCAGCGGCACGTCCTGCTTCTCCTTCCTGTCGCACCGCGAGCAGACGGCCTACGGCGTGTGCCACTTCCTGATGACCTTCGCCCTGCCCCTGGTGGTCATCAGCATGGCGTACGGCGGGGTCTACCGCTTCCTGTGGCGCCGCCGTCAGGACGGCATGGCTCCTCAGGTGGAGAGGTACCAGAGGAAGGTGACCCGGACGTCGGCCATGCTGGTGCTGGCCTTCACCCTCTGCTGGCTGCCCTCCTACGGCCTCATGTTCTTCCTGCTGGGAGGGGGGAACCCCGGGGCCACAGGCACCTCCCCTCGCTACGGGCCCCTCAGCGTGTGGGCACGCCTCATGGCCACCTCCTCCACGGTGGTCAATCCCATCCTCTACGTGCTCATGTCCCACAAGTTCAGGCAGGACCTGCTGAGGCtgctggcagggagggggggcgtggggggggctcAGGCGGAGGCTCAGGACACGGCCTGA